The stretch of DNA CTACATTCTTGAGATGTTCAGTGAGACGCTGCTGGAGTGCGATCAAAGCCTGATCCCGTTGCGCAGATAGCGAGGAGCCCGCAAGCGATTGACCCTGATTGTCCTCTGCTCTGTACCATAGAGAGGGCACAGCCAATCCGGCTGCAATAGCACCGCCAACTGCCACGGAAAATCGGCGTCGGGTTAGTTTGTTACCCATATTTTCTCTCCGCTGCTGTCCTATCCGCCAGGATCAGAATTCCGAAACTGCACGCGACCGAGTCCTTTGGACCGGCTCGAGAGGTCGGATGTGCTCCTTTGTCCCTGCACCCCATCCAACCGTTGGAAGCGGCGGTTGCAGGACCGCCGCCTGAGCACTGGCCGTGAATGGGCTTCCCCATCTATGCGAATGCTTGGGAGTGAATCATGACCATCAACCGCGAGACATTCTTCGCCTATGTGCGCCGGGCACCGTTCGGCGGCAGGCTGACCCAGCAGCAGGTGGACGGGCTCAATGCCATCCTCGGCGCTTGGCAGGCCTGGCCCGACAATAAGGACCCGCGCCATCTCGCCTATATCCTGGCCACGGTGCATCACGAAACCGGCGGCATGTTCGCTCCCGTGCGCGAGGGCTTTGCCAGAACCGATGCGGCGGCCCGCAAGATCGTGGCAAAGCGCGCCTATGGCAAGCCGCAAGCCAATGGCCAGGTCTATTACGGCCGCGGCTTCGTCCAGCTCACCTGGCTCGACAATTACAAGCGCATGGGCGAGCTGCTTGGGCTCGATCTGGTCGGCAAGCCCGATCTCGCCTTGGAGCTCGATATCTCGACGAAGATCCTCCTCGAGGGCATGGCACGGGGCCTGTTCACCGGCAAGAAGCTGGCGGACTATTTCAATGCCTCGATGGATGATCCGATCGGTGCCCGCCGCATCGTCAACGGCACCGATAAGGCCAAGCTGATTGCGGGTTATCACCGGAATTTTCTTGATGCGATCGCGGCGGCGGAGCAGGCAGCTGGCGTGGTCGTGCCCCCGCCCGTCGATGTGAGCCCGACAGCCGCCGCACCTGACGGGCGGCCGCTGGTGAAGGACGCCACCCTCTGGACGGGCCTCACCTCGGCCGCGGGCGGCGTGCTCACCGGCATTCTCGGCGCGCTCGATAATCCCTGGGCGCTGGCGGGTTTTGCCATCGTGGTGATGGCGCTGGTGATCCTCATCATGAAGCGCAAGGATCTGCGCTATCGCTTTGGAGCCTGAGTGATGTTCGCGATCGTGACGTGGCTGTTCAGCTGGCTCGCCAGCGGACC from Rhodoligotrophos sp. CJ14 encodes:
- a CDS encoding glycoside hydrolase family 19 protein, whose translation is MTINRETFFAYVRRAPFGGRLTQQQVDGLNAILGAWQAWPDNKDPRHLAYILATVHHETGGMFAPVREGFARTDAAARKIVAKRAYGKPQANGQVYYGRGFVQLTWLDNYKRMGELLGLDLVGKPDLALELDISTKILLEGMARGLFTGKKLADYFNASMDDPIGARRIVNGTDKAKLIAGYHRNFLDAIAAAEQAAGVVVPPPVDVSPTAAAPDGRPLVKDATLWTGLTSAAGGVLTGILGALDNPWALAGFAIVVMALVILIMKRKDLRYRFGA